A DNA window from Maribellus comscasis contains the following coding sequences:
- a CDS encoding RagB/SusD family nutrient uptake outer membrane protein — translation MKTYIKLITASLFISFIFLTSCEEGILDKQPLSQLSTENFWTTPEDAELALAGVYNKANTWSNADHICEFDDNTDNGIDRKPNQSFLIYGNLNPSSSEVKSLWNNSYEEIAGCNYFLENIETIEDMDSGTKAEMIAEVRFLRAFAYFNMSQYWGGVPLVTKLLTMEESITINTSSKSDIVDFVLSELEAITNDLPVTRSSDQHGRIVRAAALGVKGRLLMAEERWGEAATAFKAVIDLGVHEIDPLYSELFNGKNEESSEIIFSRKYLAGEIANSTQLYYRPSVDGGWHHMNPFQSLVDAYLCTDGKTIEESELYDPQSPVVKDGVNYRDPRLLYTIFYPGISTINGRVYHGHPDSTSVVGDVFTYDAGMTGYCLQKYVDNEYTGDVYSSGVDIPIIRYAEILLSYLECKINEGTTIDQSLLDLTINAVRGREAVQMPSVTETDATKLMEILKRERRVELAWEGLRYWDLNRWGEATDKLSDKPMYGIKLTDDPDNYDRFPVGPNGHYFVFSLQYSSTDLPWPFPQDELDINTTLTQKDNWK, via the coding sequence ATGAAAACATATATAAAATTAATAACAGCTTCTTTGTTTATTTCTTTTATTTTTCTCACCTCGTGTGAGGAAGGTATTCTGGATAAGCAACCACTTTCACAACTCTCAACAGAAAACTTCTGGACCACTCCCGAAGATGCAGAACTTGCATTGGCAGGAGTTTATAATAAGGCGAACACCTGGAGCAATGCTGATCACATCTGTGAGTTTGATGACAATACGGATAACGGGATTGATAGAAAACCCAACCAATCGTTTTTAATTTACGGCAACTTAAACCCATCTTCTTCTGAAGTGAAGAGCCTGTGGAACAACTCCTACGAAGAAATAGCAGGATGTAACTATTTTCTGGAAAACATTGAAACAATCGAGGATATGGATTCCGGAACAAAAGCGGAAATGATAGCTGAGGTACGTTTTTTGAGAGCTTTTGCATATTTCAACATGTCTCAATATTGGGGTGGTGTTCCATTGGTAACAAAACTTCTTACAATGGAAGAATCAATTACCATTAACACTTCCTCAAAATCAGATATTGTGGATTTTGTGTTGAGCGAACTGGAAGCAATAACAAACGATCTTCCTGTAACAAGATCTTCCGATCAGCATGGCCGGATTGTCAGGGCTGCTGCTTTAGGTGTAAAAGGACGTTTACTCATGGCTGAAGAAAGATGGGGAGAAGCAGCCACCGCATTTAAAGCTGTTATTGACCTTGGTGTTCATGAAATTGATCCGCTTTATTCAGAGCTTTTTAACGGGAAAAACGAAGAGAGCAGCGAAATCATCTTTTCAAGAAAATATTTGGCGGGAGAGATCGCCAATTCCACTCAACTGTATTATCGTCCGAGTGTTGACGGAGGCTGGCATCATATGAATCCTTTCCAAAGTTTGGTTGATGCATATTTGTGTACCGACGGAAAAACAATAGAGGAAAGTGAACTTTATGATCCTCAGTCACCTGTGGTAAAAGATGGAGTAAACTACAGAGACCCCCGCCTTCTTTATACAATTTTCTATCCGGGAATATCAACAATCAACGGAAGAGTTTATCATGGTCATCCCGATTCAACTTCGGTTGTTGGAGATGTTTTTACCTACGATGCGGGAATGACAGGTTATTGTCTTCAAAAATATGTGGATAACGAATATACCGGCGATGTATATAGTTCAGGTGTAGATATTCCGATTATTCGTTATGCGGAAATATTACTGAGTTATCTTGAGTGTAAAATAAATGAGGGCACAACGATTGATCAAAGTCTGCTTGATTTAACCATTAATGCTGTTCGGGGCAGAGAAGCTGTTCAGATGCCTTCGGTAACTGAAACTGACGCAACAAAATTGATGGAGATTTTAAAACGTGAAAGAAGAGTTGAATTGGCATGGGAAGGACTCCGATACTGGGATCTCAACCGTTGGGGTGAAGCAACTGATAAATTAAGTGACAAACCGATGTACGGAATAAAATTAACTGATGATCCGGATAACTACGACAGATTTCCTGTCGGCCCAAATGGGCACTATTTTGTATTTAGCTTACAGTACAGTTCAACAGACTTACCATGGCCGTTTCCACAAGATGAGTTAGACATCAATACCACTTTAACACAAAAAGACAATTGGAAATAA
- a CDS encoding arylsulfatase, giving the protein MIKQTKFVILILSGIFLLNSCNKQSKTGDETTSSQPNIVYILADDLGYGDLGCYGQSRFQTPNLDKMASEGMLFTQHYAGTTVCAPSRSSLMTGQHTGHTPIRGNKEVQPEGQWPIPDGTFTIAEMLKQAGYVTGGFGKWGLGYPGSEGEPNNQGFDEFFGYNCQRLAHNYYPSYLWDNQTKIILEGNQGDKFEDYAAELIHEKALQFIEKNKNKPFFLFYPNVIPHAELLLPEENLAEFRGQFLPEKEFKGAEPGDENFRNGAYGTQAESHAAFAAMVTLLDQQVGEVLAKLKELGLENNTIVMFSSDNGPHLEGGADPDYFDSNGPLQGYKRDLYEGGIREPMIAWWPGKIEAGTKSGHISAFWDVMPTVADIAGIEVPGNIDGISFLPTLLNQGEQKEHDYLYWEFHEKGGRKAIRKGDWKLVRYEVLNPEKTTTELYDLSTDIGEEHNVADEHPEIVKELLELIKSARTESEVFTFK; this is encoded by the coding sequence ATGATCAAACAAACAAAGTTTGTAATTCTAATTTTATCCGGAATATTTCTTTTAAATTCATGCAATAAGCAGTCAAAAACCGGCGATGAAACAACAAGTTCCCAGCCCAATATCGTCTACATTCTGGCCGATGATTTGGGTTATGGCGATTTGGGTTGTTACGGTCAAAGCCGTTTTCAAACGCCCAATCTCGACAAAATGGCGAGCGAGGGAATGTTGTTTACCCAGCATTATGCCGGCACAACTGTCTGTGCCCCTTCACGTTCATCGCTGATGACCGGGCAGCATACCGGGCACACGCCTATCCGGGGGAACAAAGAAGTTCAGCCCGAAGGACAGTGGCCCATTCCTGATGGCACGTTTACCATTGCCGAGATGCTTAAACAGGCCGGTTATGTAACCGGTGGTTTTGGAAAATGGGGCCTGGGTTACCCCGGCTCTGAAGGTGAGCCCAACAACCAGGGATTCGATGAGTTTTTTGGCTACAATTGCCAGAGATTGGCACATAACTATTATCCTTCATATTTATGGGACAACCAAACCAAAATTATCTTGGAAGGAAACCAGGGGGATAAATTTGAAGATTATGCCGCTGAGCTGATTCACGAAAAAGCTTTGCAGTTTATTGAAAAAAATAAGAACAAGCCATTTTTTCTTTTTTATCCGAATGTAATTCCACATGCCGAGTTGTTATTACCCGAAGAAAACCTGGCTGAGTTTCGGGGGCAGTTTCTTCCTGAAAAAGAGTTTAAAGGCGCAGAGCCCGGAGATGAGAACTTTAGGAACGGAGCTTACGGCACACAAGCAGAAAGTCATGCCGCATTTGCCGCCATGGTAACACTTTTAGACCAGCAGGTAGGCGAAGTACTGGCCAAACTAAAAGAACTGGGATTGGAAAATAATACTATCGTAATGTTTAGTTCCGACAACGGGCCTCACCTGGAAGGCGGAGCTGACCCGGATTATTTTGACAGCAATGGTCCGTTACAGGGCTACAAACGCGATTTGTATGAAGGAGGAATCCGTGAACCGATGATAGCATGGTGGCCTGGAAAAATTGAAGCAGGAACAAAAAGTGGTCACATTTCAGCTTTCTGGGATGTAATGCCAACAGTGGCGGATATTGCGGGAATTGAAGTCCCGGGGAATATTGACGGGATTTCGTTTCTTCCCACCCTGTTAAACCAGGGAGAACAAAAAGAACACGATTATTTGTACTGGGAGTTTCATGAAAAAGGCGGGAGGAAAGCGATTCGCAAAGGCGACTGGAAACTGGTTCGTTACGAAGTACTTAATCCTGAAAAAACAACCACTGAATTGTACGACCTTTCAACAGATATTGGCGAGGAACACAATGTGGCAGATGAACATCCTGAGATTGTAAAAGAACTTCTGGAACTGATAAAATCTGCACGCACTGAATCGGAAGTATTTACTTTTAAATGA
- a CDS encoding RNA polymerase sigma factor, with product MKTSDIYIEQQLVCKFISGDKSAFEAIFHHTKGKMKGFLKKVVPIDEDPENVLQEVYVKLWENRQSINPNNHFETFLFSIAKNLVIDIMRKRLNKQKYLENLYIHIKGGQNNSLDTLAKIEYSELEQKIFDLIEKLPKKRQLIFKLNRLEGFTYKEIAKKLNISENTVDTQMRQALSFLRREMNIYFSILILLFINR from the coding sequence TTGAAAACTTCGGATATATATATTGAGCAACAATTAGTTTGTAAATTCATATCAGGAGACAAATCAGCATTTGAGGCGATCTTTCACCACACAAAAGGAAAAATGAAAGGTTTTCTAAAAAAGGTAGTCCCAATTGATGAAGATCCCGAAAATGTATTACAGGAAGTTTATGTGAAACTTTGGGAGAACAGGCAATCTATAAATCCAAACAATCATTTTGAAACATTTCTTTTTTCCATCGCAAAGAATTTGGTGATCGACATAATGCGTAAGCGACTCAACAAACAGAAATACCTCGAAAATTTATACATTCATATAAAAGGAGGACAAAATAACTCACTGGATACTTTAGCCAAAATTGAGTATTCTGAACTTGAGCAAAAAATCTTTGACTTAATAGAAAAACTCCCCAAAAAGCGACAGCTGATTTTTAAGCTAAACCGACTTGAAGGTTTTACTTATAAAGAAATTGCTAAAAAATTAAACATATCGGAAAACACCGTTGACACACAAATGAGACAAGCCCTTTCATTTTTACGTCGCGAAATGAATATCTATTTTAGCATCCTGATACTTCTTTTTATCAACCGCTAA
- a CDS encoding FecR family protein: MDIATKKLINKFISGKRLNNDEFSQIDKLLNDLNYRGEIIQHLERNWQESQDETVNLQFEQIKKEINRSQFKSGLTRLLTTISKAAAVLFIPLLAATLFYYFSQQEPSDFLTLYTQKGEVTNIILPDSTKVWLNVDTKLSYPADFGAKSRKLKLTGEAYFEVTKNKRLPFEVTSGDITTTALGTQFLVSAYPEVKVIKSSLLEGSVEIEISDDKNRKILAPGQQLIFDKQNALVSIGNFNENYELSWKNKELVFQLTPFDDVINELEKWYDIKILYDQESFKTETLTVRFEKYETLENVLKVMSKVNEFNYSIENKQIKIKKRNL, translated from the coding sequence ATGGATATCGCAACAAAAAAACTCATCAACAAATTTATCTCCGGTAAACGGTTAAATAACGATGAGTTTAGCCAAATTGACAAACTTCTTAATGACCTCAATTACCGCGGTGAGATTATTCAGCACCTGGAAAGGAACTGGCAGGAATCTCAGGATGAAACAGTTAATTTACAATTCGAACAAATAAAAAAGGAGATAAACAGGTCGCAATTCAAATCAGGGCTAACCAGGTTGCTCACAACCATTTCAAAAGCAGCGGCTGTTTTGTTTATTCCACTCCTTGCTGCAACGTTGTTTTACTATTTTTCACAACAAGAGCCGTCCGATTTTTTAACACTCTACACACAAAAAGGTGAAGTAACAAATATTATTCTTCCTGATAGTACAAAAGTCTGGTTGAATGTAGATACAAAATTAAGTTATCCTGCTGATTTTGGCGCAAAATCCCGAAAACTCAAATTAACAGGCGAAGCTTATTTTGAAGTAACAAAAAATAAAAGACTACCCTTTGAAGTTACTTCAGGAGATATCACAACTACAGCATTGGGAACCCAATTCCTCGTTTCAGCATACCCCGAGGTTAAAGTCATTAAATCATCATTACTAGAAGGTTCTGTTGAAATAGAAATATCAGACGATAAAAACAGAAAAATATTAGCGCCTGGTCAACAACTAATTTTTGACAAGCAAAACGCATTGGTATCAATCGGTAATTTTAACGAAAACTACGAACTAAGTTGGAAAAACAAAGAATTAGTGTTTCAGTTAACTCCATTTGACGATGTGATAAACGAACTTGAAAAATGGTATGATATAAAGATTTTATATGATCAGGAATCATTTAAAACAGAAACATTAACCGTAAGATTTGAAAAATATGAAACATTGGAGAATGTTTTGAAAGTAATGTCGAAAGTAAATGAATTCAACTATTCAATTGAAAATAAACAAATTAAAATCAAAAAAAGGAATTTATGA
- a CDS encoding SusC/RagA family TonB-linked outer membrane protein: MKKRKPFLTVGEILPFRKILRIMKLTTIILLISNMFVSASVYSQSTKLTLKYSQITFGELFQKIEEQSEFRFAFSNSQLNPNKKIQVDMKNATLESILKETLPEDVAYEIIDRYVVITNVGSSENIRFRQQQSVSGKVTDSNGLPLPGVTVIIKGTTAGAVTDINGNYSLTLQSESDILIFSFVGLLTQEVEVNSRSTIDITMQEDVLGVEEVVVVGYGSQKKVNLTGAIASVAGEDLARRQVAQTSMVLQGVAPGVVVTQRNGQPGRDGGTISIRGKTTLGNSAPLVLVDGIEMGINNIDPTLIESVSILKDAASASIYGSRAANGVILVTTKRAQKDVLSVSYNGYIGTQRPTDIPNMVGAIDHMLLTNEAYVNVGKSPLYSDEYIEEYRANMATNPDKYPDTDWYDQVLTENALMQSHFLTMNGGSEKVRVLASLGYLDQGGIMSNTDFKRYTLRINTDMQLTNSFSAQIDAHIKQALLTEPSRGTSSAIHWSGRIPANQTAVLSDGSWGEGWNGDNPVAFTKDGGLNKSESPSFTMNLVLKYKPVDWFTADLSYSPNYWQSNVSDFVKAIQTYRWDGSESYKAPQKSTLTTSHNKNLHNNLRSTATFDKTFGNHGLKLLLGYQQEDYRNDGLSGYRESFPFPDYPVLNSGGEENQKSYGWASEWALQSFFGRLNYNFKEKYLFEANFRQDGSSRFVQGRKWGFFPSFSAGWRISEESFFESLRPVVNNLKIRASWGQLGNQDIGTYPFSSDVNLGLKYVFDKQVASGAGITDLANTEISWETTTASNVGLDITLLEKINVVAEYYYKVTDDILLALDIPRIIGMNAPEQNAGKVENRGWDLGINYVDWDNEFKYEIGINVSDVKNKVLDLKGVNKTGTTVNHEGYPMWSIYGLEADGFITEDDFNEDGTYKHATQYGTIAPGDIKYVDQNNDSIINSSDYKIIGETIPRYTFGFTFNGQYKNFDLGIFIQGVGKADGLIRDQGIMPFLMGGTVQEQHKDRWTPDNTDATFPRFAFNETNNEQTSSFWMRDAAYMRLKNIQLGYTFPSTVLKKIKAQKLRVYVSGQNILTLDNFWKGYDVEAPVGNGGYYPQVKTYSIGVDVKF; encoded by the coding sequence ATGAAAAAAAGAAAACCGTTCCTAACGGTGGGAGAAATTCTTCCGTTTCGAAAAATTTTACGAATTATGAAACTCACAACAATTATTTTGTTGATTTCAAACATGTTTGTTTCCGCGAGTGTATATTCGCAAAGTACCAAACTAACCTTAAAGTATTCACAAATTACATTTGGAGAATTATTCCAAAAAATTGAAGAACAAAGTGAATTTAGGTTTGCTTTCTCCAATTCCCAACTCAATCCAAATAAGAAAATCCAGGTGGACATGAAAAATGCCACATTGGAAAGTATTCTAAAAGAGACTTTACCTGAAGATGTGGCCTATGAGATTATCGACCGTTATGTTGTAATAACAAATGTCGGTTCTTCAGAAAACATAAGATTCAGGCAACAACAATCGGTTTCCGGTAAAGTAACAGATTCTAACGGACTTCCGCTACCCGGTGTAACTGTTATTATCAAAGGCACTACAGCAGGAGCAGTAACAGACATTAACGGAAATTATTCACTAACACTTCAATCTGAATCCGATATTCTTATCTTCTCATTTGTGGGATTACTAACACAGGAAGTTGAAGTAAATTCCCGGAGTACAATCGACATAACAATGCAGGAAGATGTGTTGGGAGTTGAGGAAGTTGTGGTTGTTGGGTACGGAAGTCAGAAAAAAGTGAATTTAACCGGCGCCATTGCTTCAGTTGCCGGCGAAGATCTTGCACGTAGGCAAGTTGCTCAAACGTCGATGGTTTTACAGGGAGTTGCCCCGGGTGTTGTGGTTACTCAGAGAAACGGACAACCCGGCCGGGACGGTGGAACAATAAGTATTCGTGGAAAAACTACTTTAGGAAACAGCGCTCCGCTTGTTTTAGTAGATGGGATAGAAATGGGTATTAACAATATCGATCCAACACTTATCGAATCCGTATCAATTCTTAAAGATGCAGCTTCTGCATCCATTTACGGTTCACGCGCAGCAAATGGTGTAATTTTGGTAACTACAAAACGTGCCCAGAAAGACGTCCTTTCTGTTTCTTATAACGGATACATTGGTACCCAGAGACCGACTGATATACCCAACATGGTTGGAGCAATTGACCACATGCTATTAACAAACGAAGCTTATGTAAATGTGGGTAAATCGCCTCTCTATTCTGACGAATACATCGAAGAGTACAGAGCCAACATGGCAACAAATCCGGATAAATATCCTGACACAGATTGGTATGATCAAGTACTTACAGAAAATGCCCTAATGCAAAGCCACTTTTTAACAATGAACGGAGGCTCTGAAAAGGTTAGAGTTTTAGCCTCGCTTGGTTATCTTGATCAGGGCGGTATAATGTCAAACACTGATTTTAAAAGATATACGCTTCGAATAAATACCGACATGCAGCTAACAAACAGCTTTTCGGCACAAATTGATGCACACATCAAACAAGCACTCTTAACAGAACCCTCACGAGGTACAAGTTCTGCTATTCATTGGTCGGGACGTATACCGGCCAACCAAACTGCTGTATTGTCTGATGGTTCCTGGGGAGAAGGCTGGAATGGCGATAATCCGGTGGCATTTACAAAAGATGGAGGACTTAACAAATCAGAATCGCCTTCTTTTACCATGAATCTGGTATTAAAATATAAACCGGTTGATTGGTTTACCGCTGATTTATCTTATTCACCAAACTACTGGCAATCGAACGTTTCAGATTTTGTAAAAGCAATTCAAACTTACCGTTGGGACGGAAGTGAGAGTTATAAGGCACCTCAGAAAAGTACACTAACTACCAGTCATAATAAAAATCTACATAATAATTTAAGAAGTACAGCAACATTTGATAAGACATTCGGAAATCATGGTTTAAAATTATTACTTGGTTATCAGCAGGAAGATTACCGCAATGACGGATTGTCCGGCTATCGCGAAAGTTTTCCTTTCCCCGATTACCCTGTACTTAATTCAGGAGGTGAAGAAAATCAAAAATCGTATGGTTGGGCTAGTGAATGGGCATTACAGTCATTCTTTGGCCGCTTGAATTATAATTTTAAAGAAAAATATCTTTTCGAAGCGAACTTCAGACAAGATGGCTCGTCAAGATTTGTACAGGGAAGAAAATGGGGATTCTTTCCTTCCTTTTCTGCCGGATGGAGAATTTCCGAAGAAAGTTTTTTTGAGTCTTTAAGACCTGTTGTAAATAATCTTAAAATCAGGGCTTCTTGGGGGCAGTTAGGAAATCAGGATATCGGAACATACCCGTTTTCTTCCGACGTAAATCTTGGATTAAAGTATGTATTTGATAAACAAGTAGCCAGTGGTGCGGGTATAACCGATCTTGCAAATACTGAAATCTCCTGGGAAACAACTACTGCCTCGAACGTCGGACTTGATATTACGCTGTTAGAAAAAATTAATGTTGTTGCCGAATATTATTACAAAGTTACTGACGACATTCTTTTAGCTTTGGATATTCCCAGAATTATAGGAATGAATGCACCCGAGCAAAACGCAGGAAAAGTAGAAAACAGAGGTTGGGATCTCGGGATCAATTATGTAGACTGGGATAACGAATTCAAGTACGAAATTGGGATCAACGTTTCGGATGTAAAAAACAAAGTTCTTGATTTAAAAGGAGTAAATAAGACCGGAACAACAGTAAACCATGAAGGTTACCCGATGTGGTCTATCTATGGTCTCGAAGCGGATGGATTTATAACCGAAGATGACTTTAACGAAGACGGCACCTATAAACATGCTACACAGTACGGGACAATTGCACCCGGAGACATAAAATATGTCGATCAAAATAACGATTCGATAATAAACTCAAGCGATTATAAAATTATCGGGGAAACAATTCCAAGATACACATTCGGCTTTACTTTTAACGGACAGTATAAGAATTTTGATCTCGGTATTTTTATTCAGGGAGTAGGCAAAGCTGACGGTTTGATCCGTGACCAGGGAATAATGCCATTCCTGATGGGAGGTACTGTTCAGGAACAACACAAAGATCGCTGGACTCCGGACAATACAGATGCAACATTTCCACGGTTTGCTTTCAACGAAACAAATAATGAACAAACTTCAAGTTTTTGGATGAGAGATGCGGCTTATATGAGACTAAAAAATATTCAGTTAGGATATACTTTCCCATCAACCGTACTGAAAAAAATTAAAGCCCAAAAGTTACGGGTTTATGTCAGCGGACAAAACATACTTACTCTTGACAATTTTTGGAAAGGATATGATGTGGAAGCACCGGTTGGCAATGGTGGCTATTATCCGCAGGTCAAAACATATAGTATTGGGGTAGATGTTAAATTCTAA
- a CDS encoding RagB/SusD family nutrient uptake outer membrane protein, with amino-acid sequence MKSKIKYSIIFILLTFLFVSCEDYLEKYPLNNPSDATFLSNQTELEMAVTGCYNAMWTSVQGMPFHLVFDQISDIGWDRNGSALQAIGRGSADSRNSDIVSLWTNLYKGIAKCNYVLANMERGVDNIPTDVYAQSKAEVRFLRAFYYHYLAELFGGVPLVTQPLTLSEANITRSSKADVVDFILTELDECANDLPQENDPLAGRATKGAAWAIMSRVALYNEKWDTAISSAQKVMALEGTEYELSSNYMDLFQYAGQESKEIILSVQFLKGEHMHSMFRFFGTRNAKGHTNKKPSYQAADSWECTDGLQIDESPLFDPQHPYENRDPRLGYTFSLSGSIFLGFQYETHGDSLYCWDYNQNPPKRIANLEATHAYATFTGIGWRKYADNLDKDAVNDSELNTIVIRYAEVLLNYAEAKISSGSIDQSVLDAINKIRQRPSVEMPPLTTTNAEELKYAVRRERKYELSCEGLRLFDIKRWGIAENVMNLPVLGRMKKSYPSIAPIVDEYGTSYYDNIPIAQQGESADFKMRIVEIRSFDKNRDYLWPIPYIEMDTNPEMVQNPGYGE; translated from the coding sequence ATGAAATCAAAAATAAAATATTCAATCATATTCATTTTACTGACTTTTCTGTTTGTCTCTTGTGAGGATTATTTGGAAAAATATCCCTTAAATAATCCTTCGGATGCAACTTTCCTGTCCAATCAAACAGAATTGGAGATGGCGGTAACCGGATGTTACAATGCGATGTGGACGAGTGTTCAGGGTATGCCCTTTCACCTGGTTTTTGATCAGATATCTGATATTGGCTGGGATAGAAATGGTTCAGCATTACAGGCTATTGGACGAGGCTCGGCGGATTCAAGAAATAGCGACATAGTCTCACTTTGGACAAATCTTTATAAAGGAATCGCTAAGTGTAATTATGTTCTCGCAAATATGGAGCGGGGTGTAGATAATATACCTACCGATGTTTACGCCCAAAGCAAAGCTGAAGTACGGTTTCTCAGGGCTTTTTATTATCACTATTTAGCTGAATTATTTGGCGGTGTTCCATTGGTAACGCAACCTCTAACTTTATCGGAAGCGAATATCACACGGAGTTCAAAAGCTGATGTTGTTGATTTTATTTTAACTGAGTTGGATGAATGTGCAAACGACCTTCCCCAGGAAAACGATCCGCTCGCAGGACGCGCGACAAAAGGGGCTGCATGGGCAATCATGTCGCGGGTTGCATTATACAACGAAAAATGGGATACTGCGATCTCTTCTGCACAAAAAGTAATGGCTCTTGAAGGAACAGAATATGAGCTAAGTTCCAACTATATGGATTTGTTTCAGTATGCCGGACAGGAGTCTAAAGAAATCATTTTATCGGTTCAGTTCTTAAAAGGAGAACACATGCATTCCATGTTTAGATTTTTTGGCACCAGAAATGCCAAAGGTCATACAAACAAAAAACCAAGTTATCAGGCGGCAGACTCATGGGAATGCACTGATGGTTTGCAAATTGACGAATCTCCTCTGTTTGATCCTCAGCACCCCTACGAAAACAGAGACCCAAGATTAGGTTATACCTTCTCGCTTTCAGGTTCAATTTTTCTTGGATTTCAGTATGAAACACATGGAGATAGTTTATACTGCTGGGATTATAATCAAAATCCGCCCAAGCGAATTGCCAATCTTGAAGCAACACACGCTTATGCTACTTTTACCGGAATTGGGTGGAGAAAATATGCCGATAACTTAGACAAAGATGCCGTAAACGATAGCGAATTGAATACAATTGTTATTCGTTATGCTGAAGTTTTATTAAATTATGCTGAAGCAAAAATATCTTCTGGTAGTATCGACCAATCTGTACTGGATGCGATAAATAAAATCAGGCAAAGACCTTCTGTTGAAATGCCTCCTCTTACAACAACCAACGCTGAAGAATTAAAGTACGCAGTACGAAGAGAACGTAAATATGAATTATCATGTGAAGGATTACGCCTGTTTGATATCAAACGATGGGGCATTGCAGAAAATGTAATGAACCTTCCGGTATTGGGACGCATGAAAAAATCTTATCCTTCGATAGCACCAATAGTAGATGAATACGGCACATCGTATTACGATAATATCCCGATTGCCCAACAGGGAGAATCTGCAGATTTCAAAATGCGTATTGTAGAAATACGTTCATTTGATAAAAATCGCGATTACCTGTGGCCAATTCCATATATCGAAATGGATACGAACCCGGAAATGGTTCAAAATCCAGGATATGGAGAATAG